The nucleotide window GCCCTCGACACCGTGAAACGGCGAGTCCGGCTGCAGCGAAATCACTTGAATATCCGGGTTGAATGCCTTCAGGCCTCGACCCGTCCCCATCAGCGTGCCGGACGTGCCCAGCCCTGCGACAAAGTGCGTGACTTTGCCGTGGGTCTGCTGCCAGATTTCCGGCGCGGTGGTGTGATAGTGCGCCTGCCAGTTGGCCGGATTATTGTACTGGTCGGCATAGTAGTAGCGGTCCGGATGGGCGGCCAACTCAGCGCGGACGGCACGAATTGCCCCGTCCGAGCCTTCCATCGGGTCGGTCAGCACCAGCTCCGCGCCATATGCCCGAAGAATGGCGATACGTTCAGGGCTGGCGTTTCCCGGCACATAGAGCTTGACGCGAAAGCCCTTGGCGGCGCCAAGCATCGCGTACGCGATACCCGTATTGCCGCTCGTGCTGTCCAGCAGGATCTTCTCTGGCGTCAGCTTCCCATGATCGAGCGCGTCGCGGACGATCGCCAGCGCGGCGCGGTCTTTGACGCTGCCGCCCGGATTCGCCCATTCGGCCTTAGCGTAGACGTGGATATTCTCCGGCAGATGCGCCGTGATACGCGTAAATCCGAGCATCGGGGTGTTCCCGATTTGCGCATCAAGCCGCTGCGCCGCGCGGACATTGGCGGTTATCATCGGGGTTTGTGCAAGTGCGACCATTATTGTGTGACCAGCCTTCGGTTCATTTCAATCAGCAGGATGATGTCAGTGGTGCGGCCTTCGCTCAGATTCCCGTCTTGCGCTGATGCTGGATTGGGCCGCGGAAACAAAAACGGCTGGCATACGACAAACAAAAACGCGGGGGTACGCCCTCCTCAGAGTGGAGAGGGGTCATCCCGCGTTCGGGTTCATCGAATGCCAGCCGTTGAAATCGGCGGCGATGTCAATGTGTGCCTATCGCGGAAGGGTCCCCTCGTTGCGACAGACAACACAACACAATGCGTTTGACATGGTAATGCCTCGTTGAAGTGGCGTATCAGCCACCGTTCACAAGTGTAGACTCGAAGTCCGCATCTTGTCAAACTAACAGTCGCTGAGAACCCCACTCATCTTACGGAACGGAATAGATCCGCAGTACGTCAAAGTCGACCGAGATACGCTGGCCTGGCCGGGTCGTCACCACCGTCAAGCCGGTGTATCCGCTTGAGTACAGCGAATCCCGGGCTTCTCCGACAAATATGCCGTTCACGTACAGTGCCAGATAGTCGCCGTCACAGACCGCCCGAATGCGGTTGCTCGCGCCCGTAACGATCCCCCCGGTCTTGGTCCACGCCACCAGCGGGGTGACGTCGCGGCCCCGGCTGCGCCGGATGGTGCCGCTGCCATCCGCGCCGATCAGGAAATAGTAGCCTTCGCCATCCGCGTTGGCCCTGCAGATGATCCCGAAGCCGCTGCTGTCGTCGTCGCTCAGGTGGAAGGCGTCGACTTCGACGATTACGTTGGTCTGCGTCTGGTAATCGACCGAGAAGATGTACCGGCCCGCATCCGCCTCAAAGTGGAAGACGCCGTCACGGATCAGCACGCTGGCCGCCGCGACATCGGCCTGGTCCCAGCGCCCACTTCCGTCGAAGTTGTCGCGCAGCAGGAGTGCGCCGGGCGCAGCGGTACGGGATGGGCTTCCGTTACAGGCCGCGCAGGCACAGACCAGGATCAGCAGGATAGTACGGGAGAGCGTGTTGGCGTGTCCCATTCGAGGTGTTGCGAGAACTGCGGGACGAGCGGCAGGCGTCTTAACGCAACACCAGCAGCGCGTCAGCCAGATGCTTCTGTACGATCCGGGAATTGAAGCGGTGCCAGGCCTGGATGAAGGACTGTGCCAGGGTCGAGGCTTCGGTCTCCAGGTCAACCAGCGCCGCCTTCAGCGCCTCGTCATCGGGACGGGTCTCGACGTGCGTACGCAGATGATCGGCAAAGACGACGACGTCATTCAGCCGCCCGAGATGATCCTGAACGGCCTTGATCTCCGTGATGAACGCATCGGCTGATGCTCCCAACACCTCGCCAAAGTAGGCCGTCGCATAGCGGAGCTGCTTGAAGGCGATCCGCAGTGCATGCAGAGTCTGGTAGTCGGGGTGGGCATCGTCGGTGAACAGCGGGTCAAACCCGCGCACCGCCGCCAGTTGTTGATGCATCAGGATCGGGACGATATGGCGCACTTCAACCGGAAGCGGCGCACTGTTCGCCAGCAGGTCGTCCGGGTCAAGCGCGAACTGCATCAGCCGGTCGGCCAGCGTCTTGAACTTTTTGCTTGCCAGCCCAGAGACCAGCTTGCGGTGCATACGGTCCCGCTGTGCTTTCGCGGTGGAAATCGGATGATGCAGCCCGGTGCGGTCCCGTGAAAACAGATCTTCTAAGAGGACGTCCAGATCGCGAACTCTGCCGAGTAACTGCGCCTGCCAGCGCAGCGACCGCACAAGCTTCTTGACGCGCTTGGGATGGTAGTACTGGCCGAGCAGCTGCAGCAGCGTACGCATGCGGCGTGTGGCGACGCGCATGTCGTGGATAAACTCCGGGTCGTCGCTGAGGCGCACGCCATCTTCCAGGGCCAGCAACCGGATCGCATCGGCCAGTATGATCTTGCGTCCGGCGGTTGAGATCGTGTCGGTGGGTTCGATAGTCGAGAGCGCGGCAGTCAACGCGTCAAGCGGGTGAGGCGCGGATGGCTTCATCAGGTCTCCAGAATATTAAGACGACTTTGCGCTGATGTTAAATACGTCTTAACATTTAGGGTAACATGACTGAGAGGGAGATTCAACGCCGCTTGTGTTAAGAATAATCCGTAACACTATATGATTTTGAGGGCCGCAACAAAAACCCCTCGCGATTTGCGAGGGGCGACGAGGTTAAGCGGAGGGCATCATGTAGCCTTCGCCGGCCACCGTGACAATACAGGCCGGGGAATGCTTGTCTTCCTCGATCTTCTGGCGCAGCCGCGAGATATTCACCCGCAGGACGGAGAAATCGCCGGTATAGTTATCGCCCCAGACAGCGCGCAGCAGTTCGTTGTAGGTGACCGTCTGCCCGGCGTTACGCATGAGCGTGTGCAGCAGGTTGTATTCGATCGGTGTCAGATGAATCTTGCGGCCGCGGATCGATGCACGGCGGTGGGGGATGTCCAACTCCAGCCGTCCGACGACCAGGCGCGAGTCGGCGGTCGGACCCCATTCCACCCGGCGCATCAGCGCCCGCACGCGTGCAACCAGTTCCGCGCTGGAGAAGGGCTTCGAGACATAGTCGTCGGCGCCGTTTTCAAGTGACGATACGCGATCGCGGTCTGTGCCTGCCCCGCTGACGACGATCAGCGGAAGCTGTGACGCCGAGCGCACGCGACTCAGAAGCGCCAAGCCATCCATATCCGGCAGACGAAGGTCAAGCAGGATCAGGTCGGGGGTCTCAAGTGCCATGCGCGACAGGGCTTCGGCGGCATTCGCCGCGATCACGGCCCGGTAACCGGCATGTCCGAGCAGCTCTGCGAGCACCTCGGCGGTGTCCATGTCATCCTCGACCACAAGGATGTTCAGAAGGCGTTCGGCGGTCATCACCATAAGTCAGTCCCTCAAATAAGCAGTCTGACGACTGTAAATGAATAGGTCAGACTATACCACACTTCGCCCTAAAGCTATTAAAACTGCCACAGGATGCGCGCACCCAGCGGATGGACACTTTGCCGCTATATTGTGCAAGGTGCACATACTTTCGCGTGTATCGAACGCGGTAATCGGGACCGATGCGTCAATTCAGGCTTTTTGTGAGAACGCTCCCAACCCCCGAAACAGACAATTTGTGCTGATTTTGTTTGGGATAATGTGAGATTAGTCAATATCGCGCATATTGAAAGCAGTATAAATTATCGATAATGCGTTTTGTCACAAACCTGTCCCTGTAACTTATGCATTGAAAGCCACATATCAAATATGTAAACTATCCCCAACATTAAGGCAGGGGCAAACCACCAAACAAATCTTTTACAAGATTTTTTAAGCCCCGAGCCCGAACGCGAGACGCCCTGTGAAAACAGGGCGTTTGCTATTCCCCCGCAGAACATGCCCGACAGAAAGCGAAAACCGCAGCAGAGCTTCCACCGACTTCCGGTGTACCGAAGCCTGCCGCACGGCGAATGACGCGTGGCGCAGCCTTTTGATGTCTAGCCTTACTCGCTGCAAGCGAATTATGCGCCTGTTAGCGCAGCGACTGCCCTACAGCGGTTTGACGATGTCGCGGTTGAGATTCTCCAGCGCTGCCTGAGTCAGCCGGACAGCATTCGCGTAATCGTCGCGGTGAATATAGGCCAGCGGGCTGTGGATGTAGCGTCCCGGAATGGAAATCACCGACGTCGGCACGCCAAGATTTGAGCGGTGAATTGCGCCCGCGTCGGTGCCGCCGCCCAGCCAGGTCTTGAAGGTATACGGGATGCCGTAGACTTCAGCCAGCTGCTGCAGATAGCGCAGCATACGCGGGTCCGCGACCATGCTCTTGTCCATGAAGGTGATCGCGGGCCCGCTCCCCAGGCGAGTGGTCGGATTATAGTCGCGCGGGTCATCGCTGTCGGGATCCGCCAGGGGGTCGGGGATGTCGTTGGCGGTCGTACACTCGAGCGCGATCGCTACATCCGGTTTCAGGATACGGGCGGCAACCATCGCCCCGCGCAGCCCGATTTCCTCCTGAACCGTAAAGGCCGCCAGCACATCGCAGGGATACGGCCCGCCGCGCAGAACATCGATCAGCACCGAACATCCGGCGCGATCATCCAGGCTTTTTCCGCGTATGATCGAACTGCCGATTTCCAGGTACTCCGCGCTGAACGCGATGCGGTCGCCGCGCTTGATCTTCCCGGCGACCTCGTCTTTTGTCCCGGCGCCGATGTCGATCCGAAGGTTTGCGATCTTGACGACCGCCTGATCTTTGTTCTTATGGATCGGGGTCCAGATGACCACGCCCGGCACGCCGTCGTCGCCGATCCTGACCCGCAGTCCCGGCACGATCCGGTCGTCGATGCTGCCCACCGGCGTGAAGCGGATCAGTCCGTCGTCGCCCCAACCGGTGACCATAAAGCCGACTTCGTCCATGTGGGCGTCGAGCATCACGCGTGGGCGTTTCTTCGCGTCTTTCCCGTCACCCGGCTTGACTGCGGTGATATTGCCAACGGCGTCGACCCGGATATCCTCGACGTACCCTTCGATGGCGCGCAGGATGATCTTCCGCACATTCTCCTCGCGTCCGGAAACACCAATGGCCTCGGACAGTTCACGCAGGTATTCCATCATCTCGGTTAGTCCCAGTTCAGTGCCGTCATAAAGTCATCGTCGAGCGAGGCGATGAACAGCGCAAGCAGCCGTCCGGTGCGTTCAATGTCGCGCAGGTCGGCGGTTTCGTTTGGCGAGTGCATATTACGCAGCGGCAGGCTGAGCAGCGCCGTGGGGATGCCTTCGACGCTGATCTGGATCGGCCAGGCATCGGTGCCGCTGTGGCCGGGCAGGGGATCATCCTGAATCTTGATCTCGTACTTCTTGGCCGTGTCGCGCAGGCGGGCGTTCAGTTTCTCGTGGAAGTTCGGCCCGATGCCAATCAGCGGCCCGGCGTTGAAATCGCCGGAAACATCGGCATCCACACCCGGCTGCCTGGCAAAGCCGACATCCAGCGCAATGGCAATGTCCGGCGCGATCTTGTAGGCCGCCGTCTCCGCTCCGTACAGGCCGGTTTCTTCCTGCACGGTTGCCGCCGCGTAGACATTCCAGCGGTGCTGGAGCAGCCGCAGCTCGTTCAGGCAGGAGGACATGATAGCCACGCAGGCGCGGTCGTCCATGGCCTTGGCGGCTACTTTGTTGTTCATCAGTTCGAGCATCGGCGTATCGACCGTAACGCGGTCGCCAATCCGCACCAGCGAGGCGACTTCCTCGGCGGGCAGCCCGACGTCGACGACCAGTTCTTCCCAGGTGGGATACTGGCCGCGCTTGTCTTCGGTGAGCAGGTGTGGCGGCACCGATGCGACGATCCCCGGCAGCTGCCGGCCGTGGACAAGCACCGTCTGCGTGAGCATCAGACGGTTGTCCACGCCGCTGATCCGGCGGATCATAAGGAAGCCGTCGATAATATCGGTGACCAGCATCCCGATCTCGTCGATATGGGCGGCCAGCATAATCCTGCGGGGGGTATCGCTTGCAAGCGTGGCGCGTTTGATGCCGATGAAACTGCCGAGCCGGTCGGTTTCGGTCGTATCGGTCAGCGTCTGCCACGCTTCGGTCAGAATTGCGCGGATCGGGGCTTCGTGGCCGGACGGACCATGGGCCTCGACCAGCGACTTCAGGTGCGTTTTCAAATCGAACACGGTTGAGTTTCCAGTTCCCAGCGCTCAGTCTTCACGATAAGCGGCCGACAGCCGACCGCTCACAACATCAAAATCATGGCAGGGGCCGAAACCCCGTATATAGTGCCTGGTTCACCCTAAACCAATTAAGTCCTCAATGCCGCGCCCAGCGGCGCGATCCGTTCACCATCTGGCCGGCGATGTCGTTAGCGGGGCCGACCTCACGGGGAGGGAGTGTCGGTCGGCGGCTGCAGGACATCCGGCGGAATTTCGGTGTTTGTCGCGGCCGGTACATCGGTGTTGGTGGCCGCGGGAACCGGCGTATTCGACGGAACCGGCGTATCACTCGGCGCAGGCACCGGCGTATTCGACGGCGGCGGGATCGGGGTGTCGCTGGCCGCCGGAACCGGCGTGATGCTGGGCGGGAAGGTCAGCGTCGGCGCGAAGGTCGATGAAGGGATGAAAATGTTGGGTGTTGCCGAGAGGAACCAGGTAGCGGTCGGCGGATTGATGATGATGGGCGGATTATATTGGAAAGGGTGGGCAGCAGGGTCGGAAATGTGCCGAAGGTCGTGGAAAGCGTCGGGAACTGGGTCGGCGTGACGATGAGGTTTCCGCCGATGAGCGTGAAGGTTGCCGTCGGCAGGGCGTCCTCCTGCGGCGAACGTTCCGGCGCGGTTGCCAGCAGGAAGAAGCCGAGGCAGTAGAACGGCAAAGTCCCGAACGTAATAACCAGCAGCACCACGCGCAACATCTGGCGGCGCCGCTCTAAGACGGCAGCTTGATCGAGCATTGGCTCTTAACCCTCGAAAGACCCGGGCGAATGACCGCATGGACTTG belongs to Candidatus Flexicrinis proximus and includes:
- a CDS encoding CHAD domain-containing protein, with amino-acid sequence MKPSAPHPLDALTAALSTIEPTDTISTAGRKIILADAIRLLALEDGVRLSDDPEFIHDMRVATRRMRTLLQLLGQYYHPKRVKKLVRSLRWQAQLLGRVRDLDVLLEDLFSRDRTGLHHPISTAKAQRDRMHRKLVSGLASKKFKTLADRLMQFALDPDDLLANSAPLPVEVRHIVPILMHQQLAAVRGFDPLFTDDAHPDYQTLHALRIAFKQLRYATAYFGEVLGASADAFITEIKAVQDHLGRLNDVVVFADHLRTHVETRPDDEALKAALVDLETEASTLAQSFIQAWHRFNSRIVQKHLADALLVLR
- a CDS encoding M42 family metallopeptidase, whose protein sequence is MMEYLRELSEAIGVSGREENVRKIILRAIEGYVEDIRVDAVGNITAVKPGDGKDAKKRPRVMLDAHMDEVGFMVTGWGDDGLIRFTPVGSIDDRIVPGLRVRIGDDGVPGVVIWTPIHKNKDQAVVKIANLRIDIGAGTKDEVAGKIKRGDRIAFSAEYLEIGSSIIRGKSLDDRAGCSVLIDVLRGGPYPCDVLAAFTVQEEIGLRGAMVAARILKPDVAIALECTTANDIPDPLADPDSDDPRDYNPTTRLGSGPAITFMDKSMVADPRMLRYLQQLAEVYGIPYTFKTWLGGGTDAGAIHRSNLGVPTSVISIPGRYIHSPLAYIHRDDYANAVRLTQAALENLNRDIVKPL
- a CDS encoding cysteine synthase family protein encodes the protein MITANVRAAQRLDAQIGNTPMLGFTRITAHLPENIHVYAKAEWANPGGSVKDRAALAIVRDALDHGKLTPEKILLDSTSGNTGIAYAMLGAAKGFRVKLYVPGNASPERIAILRAYGAELVLTDPMEGSDGAIRAVRAELAAHPDRYYYADQYNNPANWQAHYHTTAPEIWQQTHGKVTHFVAGLGTSGTLMGTGRGLKAFNPDIQVISLQPDSPFHGVEGWKHMETAIKPGIYSETLADEDFGVSTEDSYEMARRLAREEGYLVGISAAAAMAGALRVAERLADEGQSGVVVTLFPDNAYKYLSESFWAR
- a CDS encoding M20/M25/M40 family metallo-hydrolase; translated protein: MFDLKTHLKSLVEAHGPSGHEAPIRAILTEAWQTLTDTTETDRLGSFIGIKRATLASDTPRRIMLAAHIDEIGMLVTDIIDGFLMIRRISGVDNRLMLTQTVLVHGRQLPGIVASVPPHLLTEDKRGQYPTWEELVVDVGLPAEEVASLVRIGDRVTVDTPMLELMNNKVAAKAMDDRACVAIMSSCLNELRLLQHRWNVYAAATVQEETGLYGAETAAYKIAPDIAIALDVGFARQPGVDADVSGDFNAGPLIGIGPNFHEKLNARLRDTAKKYEIKIQDDPLPGHSGTDAWPIQISVEGIPTALLSLPLRNMHSPNETADLRDIERTGRLLALFIASLDDDFMTALNWD
- a CDS encoding response regulator transcription factor; its protein translation is MTAERLLNILVVEDDMDTAEVLAELLGHAGYRAVIAANAAEALSRMALETPDLILLDLRLPDMDGLALLSRVRSASQLPLIVVSGAGTDRDRVSSLENGADDYVSKPFSSAELVARVRALMRRVEWGPTADSRLVVGRLELDIPHRRASIRGRKIHLTPIEYNLLHTLMRNAGQTVTYNELLRAVWGDNYTGDFSVLRVNISRLRQKIEEDKHSPACIVTVAGEGYMMPSA